A portion of the Mycobacterium paraseoulense genome contains these proteins:
- a CDS encoding WXG100 family type VII secretion target produces the protein MSEQSWNFAGIEAGSSSIAGAVQTTQGLLDEGKSSLAKLAEAWGGSGSEAYQQVQRNWDDTSAELNAALQALSQRITEASQAMAQTESGVTGMFT, from the coding sequence ATGTCGGAACAGTCGTGGAATTTCGCCGGTATCGAAGCGGGATCCAGCTCGATTGCGGGCGCTGTGCAAACCACCCAGGGCCTTCTCGACGAGGGGAAGAGTTCCCTCGCCAAGCTGGCCGAGGCGTGGGGCGGCAGCGGTTCGGAGGCCTACCAGCAGGTCCAGCGGAATTGGGACGACACCTCCGCTGAACTCAACGCCGCGTTGCAGGCGCTGTCCCAGCGCATCACCGAGGCCAGCCAGGCGATGGCTCAAACCGAATCCGGCGTCACGGGCATGTTCACGTAA
- a CDS encoding ESX-1 associated ATP-binding protein EpsI N-terminal domain-containing protein: MAADYDRLFQSLEGMEIPDEATAQTEFDVNAPVAMPSSPPEPNGHPPPPMPIDLADRALPSRAESTPPPVDWSQPSKPAKPPMPVELPAQSPAGPTESPPAPPPMPVDARPQPSQARVGPPPVERPRQPPPAPPESAPADRRHRQPPPVRPESSAPQPEPRVQPPAPQPRHARRAGRDDSDAPNMPNAAPGRHGHRAESRTVRAKAAVGPSATSSPGAGRPAPKTNGGPVPLRDREPTVVPARPPRPTGQPLTEAPAQPQSPRTPVNGDRGSTDAVAHIGVQPARKPAEKAVPQRGWQHWLHKLTRINAGLSRDEKYEQDLYRRIRRIPSGSHQIAVVSLKGGVGKTTLTVALGSVLAQVRSDRILAFDADADSGNLTDRAGHRSGSTVEEMLAEKDLSHYNDVRAHTGVNAVNLEVIGAARYGTAQPAFSAADWQYAADAVSKFYSVVLADCGAGLMRGVLATASGAVIVTSASVDGARQAAVAIDWLRNNGHHELLGRACVVINHVAPGEPNVAITDLVRQFGQHVRPDRVVVLPWDKHIAAGGEIDIRLLDPVYKRRITELAAALSDDFDRGERR, from the coding sequence ATGGCGGCCGACTACGACCGGCTCTTCCAATCCCTCGAGGGGATGGAAATACCGGATGAGGCCACGGCGCAGACGGAATTCGACGTCAATGCGCCGGTCGCCATGCCGTCCAGCCCTCCCGAACCCAACGGCCATCCCCCGCCACCGATGCCGATCGACCTGGCGGATCGTGCCCTTCCCAGCCGGGCGGAATCGACACCGCCCCCGGTCGACTGGTCCCAACCAAGCAAGCCGGCCAAGCCCCCGATGCCGGTCGAGCTGCCCGCGCAATCCCCCGCCGGTCCAACGGAATCGCCCCCGGCGCCTCCACCGATGCCGGTCGACGCGCGCCCACAACCTTCGCAGGCGCGGGTCGGGCCACCGCCGGTGGAGCGGCCGCGGCAACCTCCGCCGGCCCCACCCGAATCCGCACCAGCCGACCGGCGCCACCGGCAGCCGCCGCCGGTGCGGCCGGAATCGTCTGCGCCCCAACCGGAACCGCGGGTCCAACCCCCCGCCCCGCAGCCGCGGCACGCGCGCCGCGCCGGCCGCGATGACTCCGACGCGCCAAACATGCCCAACGCCGCCCCAGGCCGGCACGGCCACCGCGCCGAGAGCCGAACGGTTCGCGCGAAAGCAGCGGTCGGCCCGTCCGCGACGTCGAGTCCGGGCGCCGGCCGCCCAGCGCCGAAAACCAACGGCGGGCCGGTGCCGTTGCGGGACCGTGAACCCACTGTGGTTCCCGCCCGTCCTCCTCGCCCCACGGGGCAACCGCTCACCGAGGCACCGGCGCAACCGCAATCGCCTCGAACACCGGTGAATGGTGATCGCGGCAGCACAGATGCCGTCGCCCACATCGGCGTGCAACCGGCCAGGAAGCCGGCGGAAAAGGCGGTCCCTCAACGGGGTTGGCAACACTGGTTGCACAAGCTGACGCGCATCAACGCAGGCCTGTCCCGGGACGAAAAATACGAGCAGGACTTGTACCGGCGAATTCGCCGCATCCCGAGCGGTTCTCATCAGATCGCGGTCGTGAGCCTCAAGGGCGGGGTGGGCAAGACGACCTTGACGGTCGCCCTCGGCTCGGTGTTGGCGCAAGTGCGAAGCGACCGGATCCTGGCGTTCGACGCGGATGCCGACTCGGGGAACCTCACCGATCGCGCGGGCCATCGGTCCGGCTCGACTGTCGAGGAAATGCTTGCAGAGAAGGATCTTTCGCATTACAACGACGTCCGCGCGCACACCGGCGTCAACGCGGTCAACCTGGAGGTGATCGGCGCGGCGCGGTACGGCACGGCGCAGCCCGCGTTCAGCGCCGCGGACTGGCAGTACGCAGCCGACGCGGTGTCGAAGTTCTACAGCGTGGTCCTGGCCGACTGCGGCGCGGGTCTGATGCGCGGCGTGCTCGCTACGGCGTCCGGGGCGGTCATCGTGACCAGCGCATCGGTCGACGGCGCCCGGCAGGCGGCGGTCGCGATCGATTGGTTACGCAACAACGGACATCACGAATTACTCGGCCGCGCGTGCGTGGTGATAAACCATGTTGCGCCGGGAGAGCCCAATGTCGCCATCACCGACCTGGTTCGCCAATTCGGGCAGCACGTTCGGCCGGATCGGGTTGTGGTGTTGCCGTGGGACAAGCACATTGCGGCCGGAGGCGAGATCGACATTCGCCTGCTCGACCCGGTCTACAAGCGTAGGATTACCGAGCTTGCCGCAGCACTGTCCGACGATTTCGACAGGGGTGAACGTCGTTGA
- a CDS encoding WXG100 family type VII secretion target → MAEMKTDAATLSAEASNFDRISGELQRVIQTVESTGGDLAGHWRGQAGAAAQQALTRFHEAGQAQIKALSEISQNIHGAGIQYSSADEEQASSLSSQMNF, encoded by the coding sequence ATGGCAGAGATGAAGACCGATGCCGCTACCCTCAGCGCGGAGGCTAGCAACTTCGACAGGATCTCCGGAGAGCTCCAGCGGGTCATCCAGACCGTGGAGTCGACCGGGGGCGACCTGGCCGGCCACTGGCGCGGTCAAGCCGGTGCCGCCGCTCAGCAGGCGTTGACGCGCTTCCACGAGGCGGGCCAAGCCCAGATCAAGGCGCTCAGCGAGATTTCGCAGAACATTCACGGTGCCGGAATCCAGTACTCCTCGGCCGACGAGGAACAAGCCAGTTCTCTGTCGTCGCAGATGAACTTCTGA
- the eccB gene encoding type VII secretion protein EccB, with amino-acid sequence MAGFRLTTKVQVSGWRFLLRRLEHAIVRRDTRMFDDPLQFYSRSVALGVLVSVLVVVGALAMAYFKPQGKLGSGNLFVDRATNQLYLMVSGQLHPVYNLTSARLILGNPAEPKAVKPAELNRFPKGQSVGIPGAPYATPVSSDSSSTWALCDTVTKAESIAPTLQTSVIAMPLQIETPVIDPILPNEALLASYQGKDWVVDAHGRHATNLSDRPMTFAVGIRGTAKPSPISEAMFNALPDAGSWQLPPIPGAGSPNTLGLPEQLVIGSILQIHANSGPRYFVVLLDGVAPVNANTAAALRAIQSYGLVEPPAVVPSEIVKIPEVVYNSPLPDEPVKIVSRPQDPTLCWTWERKAGEQAPKTAVLTGRHLPIPASAMNSGIKQIQGPATVYTDGGKYVQLQSPDPRYGESLYYVDPQGVRYGLPDAQAASALGLSGPKTAPWEIVRLLVDGPVLSKEAALLEHDTLPADPSPRKAPAAAAGGPS; translated from the coding sequence ATGGCGGGATTTCGGCTAACCACCAAGGTTCAGGTCAGCGGCTGGCGCTTCCTGCTGCGACGCCTCGAGCACGCCATCGTGCGGCGTGACACCCGCATGTTCGACGATCCCCTCCAGTTCTACAGCCGCTCCGTCGCGCTGGGTGTCCTCGTCTCGGTGCTCGTCGTGGTCGGGGCCCTGGCGATGGCGTACTTCAAGCCGCAGGGCAAGCTGGGCAGCGGCAACCTGTTCGTCGACCGCGCCACCAACCAGCTCTACCTGATGGTGTCGGGCCAGTTGCACCCCGTCTACAACCTGACCTCGGCGCGGCTGATCCTGGGCAACCCGGCCGAACCGAAGGCCGTCAAACCCGCTGAACTCAACCGCTTTCCCAAGGGCCAATCCGTCGGCATCCCCGGAGCCCCGTATGCCACGCCCGTGTCGTCGGACTCCTCGTCGACGTGGGCGCTGTGCGACACCGTCACCAAGGCCGAGAGTATCGCCCCCACCCTGCAGACCTCGGTGATTGCGATGCCGCTGCAGATCGAGACGCCCGTGATCGACCCCATTCTCCCGAATGAGGCACTCCTGGCGTCCTACCAGGGCAAGGACTGGGTCGTGGACGCACACGGGCGGCACGCAACGAACCTGAGTGACCGCCCGATGACCTTCGCCGTGGGGATCCGCGGAACCGCCAAGCCCAGCCCCATCTCCGAAGCCATGTTCAACGCGCTGCCCGATGCCGGGTCCTGGCAGCTCCCTCCGATTCCCGGCGCCGGATCTCCCAACACTTTGGGGCTTCCCGAACAACTGGTGATCGGCTCGATCCTGCAGATCCACGCGAACTCGGGTCCGCGCTACTTTGTGGTGCTGCTCGACGGCGTCGCGCCCGTCAACGCCAACACCGCCGCCGCGCTGCGCGCCATACAGTCCTACGGGCTGGTGGAGCCGCCGGCGGTGGTGCCGAGTGAGATCGTCAAGATCCCCGAGGTGGTGTACAACTCGCCGCTGCCCGACGAACCGGTCAAGATCGTTTCCCGGCCGCAGGATCCCACGCTGTGCTGGACGTGGGAACGCAAAGCCGGCGAACAAGCACCGAAGACCGCGGTGTTGACCGGTCGTCACCTGCCGATACCGGCGTCGGCGATGAATTCCGGCATCAAGCAAATCCAAGGCCCCGCAACCGTTTACACCGATGGCGGCAAGTACGTGCAGCTGCAGTCCCCCGACCCACGGTACGGCGAATCGCTGTACTACGTCGACCCACAGGGGGTGCGCTACGGGCTGCCCGACGCCCAGGCAGCCTCGGCATTGGGCCTGAGCGGGCCGAAGACGGCGCCGTGGGAGATCGTGCGCCTGCTGGTAGACGGCCCGGTGCTGTCCAAGGAGGCCGCGCTGCTCGAGCACGACACGCTGCCCGCTGACCCCAGCCCGCGAAAGGCGCCGGCGGCAGCCGCGGGAGGACCCTCATGA
- the eccCb gene encoding type VII secretion protein EccCb yields MTIEAGKGRALREVVLEQLSTTESRAYKMWLPPLTDPTPINELIAQDHPQPLRFALGIMDEPRMHRQATWGVDVSGAGGNIGIGGAPQTGKSTLLQTMMLSAAATHSPRQVQFYCIDLGGGGLIYLENLPHVGGVATRSEPDRVMRVVAEVQAVLRQREATFKEHRVGSIAAYRQLREDPNQPVAADPFGDVFLVIDGWPAFVSEFPDLESQVQDLAAQGLSFGVHVVITTPRWTELKSRVRDYLGTKIEFRLGDVNDTQIDRATREIPANRPGRAMSTEKHHLMIGVPRFDGVHSADNLVEALTAAVDEVAAQHTERAPRVRVLPERIYLYELDPHPPGPDSDYRTRWTIPVGVRESDLSVAHAHMYTTPHLLIFGAAKAGKTRTAHAIARAICARNSPKQVRFMLADYRSGLLDAVPQSHLLDAGAINRNSTTLDEAIKALAVNLQKRLPPADLTSAQLRSRSWWSGFDVVLLVDDWHMIVAASGGIPPMAPLAPLLPAAQDIGLHIIVTCQMSSAYKATMDKFVGAAYGAGSPTLFLSGDKQDFPSRDIQVKRRPPGQGFFVTPEGKEVIQAAYLDPPEEVHSAPPGGGYDYPSAQ; encoded by the coding sequence ATGACGATCGAGGCCGGCAAGGGCCGCGCGTTGCGCGAGGTGGTGCTCGAACAACTCAGCACCACCGAGTCGCGCGCGTACAAGATGTGGCTCCCCCCGCTGACCGACCCGACACCCATCAACGAACTCATCGCTCAGGACCACCCCCAGCCCCTTCGGTTCGCGCTGGGAATCATGGACGAGCCGCGCATGCACCGGCAGGCGACCTGGGGCGTGGACGTGTCCGGCGCGGGCGGCAACATCGGCATCGGGGGAGCGCCGCAGACCGGGAAATCCACGCTGCTTCAGACGATGATGCTGTCGGCCGCCGCCACCCACTCACCGCGCCAAGTGCAGTTCTATTGCATCGATCTCGGCGGCGGTGGCCTGATCTATCTCGAAAACCTCCCGCACGTCGGAGGGGTGGCGACTCGCTCGGAGCCCGACCGCGTCATGCGCGTGGTCGCGGAGGTGCAAGCCGTTCTGCGGCAACGGGAGGCGACCTTCAAGGAGCACCGGGTGGGTTCGATCGCGGCGTATCGGCAGCTGCGCGAGGACCCGAACCAACCGGTCGCGGCCGACCCCTTCGGCGACGTCTTCCTGGTCATCGACGGGTGGCCGGCTTTCGTCAGCGAGTTCCCCGATCTCGAGTCGCAGGTCCAGGATCTGGCCGCGCAAGGGTTGTCGTTCGGCGTCCACGTCGTGATCACCACCCCACGCTGGACGGAGCTGAAGTCGCGGGTGCGCGATTACCTCGGCACCAAGATCGAGTTCCGCCTCGGCGACGTCAACGACACCCAGATCGACCGGGCCACCCGCGAGATTCCGGCGAATCGCCCGGGCCGGGCGATGTCGACGGAGAAGCACCACTTGATGATCGGCGTCCCCCGGTTCGACGGTGTGCACAGCGCCGACAACCTGGTGGAGGCGTTGACCGCGGCGGTGGACGAGGTTGCCGCGCAACACACCGAGCGGGCGCCGAGGGTCCGGGTCCTGCCCGAGCGGATCTACCTCTACGAACTCGACCCGCACCCGCCGGGGCCGGATTCCGACTACCGCACGCGCTGGACGATCCCCGTCGGGGTCCGGGAATCCGATCTGTCCGTGGCCCACGCGCACATGTACACCACGCCGCATCTGCTGATTTTCGGTGCGGCCAAGGCCGGCAAGACCCGCACCGCCCACGCGATCGCGCGGGCCATCTGTGCCCGCAACAGCCCCAAGCAGGTGCGCTTCATGCTCGCCGACTATCGCTCCGGGCTGTTGGACGCGGTGCCGCAAAGCCATCTGCTCGACGCGGGCGCGATCAACCGCAACAGCACGACGCTCGACGAAGCAATCAAAGCGCTGGCGGTCAACCTGCAGAAGCGGCTGCCCCCGGCCGACCTGACCTCGGCACAACTGCGGTCCCGGTCGTGGTGGAGCGGATTCGATGTCGTTCTTCTCGTCGACGATTGGCACATGATTGTGGCAGCCTCCGGCGGAATACCGCCCATGGCGCCGCTGGCGCCTTTATTGCCCGCCGCTCAGGATATCGGGTTGCACATCATTGTGACCTGTCAAATGAGCTCCGCGTACAAGGCGACGATGGATAAGTTCGTCGGCGCCGCGTACGGGGCCGGATCGCCCACCCTGTTCCTTTCGGGCGATAAGCAGGATTTCCCGTCGAGGGATATCCAGGTCAAGCGGCGGCCGCCTGGCCAGGGGTTTTTCGTCACTCCCGAGGGGAAGGAGGTCATCCAAGCCGCCTACTTGGATCCCCCAGAAGAAGTGCACTCAGCACCCCCAGGGGGCGGTTACGATTATCCCAGCGCCCAGTAG
- the eccD gene encoding type VII secretion integral membrane protein EccD — MSAPTATAGAAAAAGPAGATPAKPTTTRVTILTGRRMTDVVLPSSAAIETYIDDTVAVLAELLEDTPADVLAGFDFSTQGAWTFARPGAPPLNPDKSLDDAVIVDGSLLTLVSVSRTERYRPLVEDVIDAIAVLDESPEFDRTALNRFVGFALPVVSLAITAIAALAWWNTGRHLWWPLALGIAGLLALAGSWGAKKFYRNPSLSESLLVTAVPLITAAAALAIPRPRGADPLGAPQLAGAAAVVLFLALLTRGGPRRRSELASFVVITAIAVTAAAVAFGYGWQDWVPAGAIVFGLFTITNAAKLTVAVARIALPPIPAPGEAVDHDELLDAVAGQEVGDDKEARTWQAIIASVPDSAARLTERSELAKRLLSGFVTAGTLVLTVGAIAIVVRGHFFVHSLLVTGLVTAACGFRSRLYADRWCAWALLAATVAIPVGVTARLSIWYPHSAWLLLTILASTGLIALAAVAATIGIRRVSPVMKRVLELLDGVLVAAILPMLLWITGVYDIVRNIQF; from the coding sequence TTGAGCGCACCCACCGCAACCGCCGGCGCGGCCGCCGCCGCGGGGCCCGCCGGCGCCACGCCCGCCAAGCCCACGACGACGCGGGTGACCATCCTCACCGGCCGGCGAATGACCGACGTCGTGCTGCCGTCGTCGGCAGCGATAGAGACCTACATCGACGACACCGTCGCGGTGCTGGCCGAACTGCTCGAAGACACTCCGGCCGATGTGCTGGCCGGCTTTGACTTTTCCACCCAGGGCGCTTGGACTTTCGCCAGGCCCGGAGCCCCGCCGCTGAATCCCGACAAGTCACTCGACGACGCCGTCATCGTCGACGGGTCGCTGCTGACGCTCGTCTCGGTGAGCCGCACCGAGCGGTACCGGCCGCTGGTCGAGGACGTCATCGACGCGATCGCCGTGCTCGACGAATCGCCGGAGTTCGACCGGACCGCCTTGAATCGCTTCGTCGGCTTCGCGCTTCCCGTGGTGTCCCTGGCGATTACCGCCATCGCGGCACTGGCGTGGTGGAACACCGGGCGTCACCTGTGGTGGCCGCTGGCGCTGGGTATCGCTGGGCTCTTGGCGCTGGCGGGCAGCTGGGGCGCCAAGAAGTTCTACCGAAATCCGAGCCTGTCGGAGAGCCTGCTCGTGACGGCGGTACCGCTGATCACAGCCGCTGCGGCACTGGCCATTCCACGGCCGCGCGGAGCCGACCCGCTGGGCGCGCCCCAATTGGCCGGCGCCGCCGCGGTCGTGCTGTTCTTGGCGCTGCTGACCCGGGGCGGGCCCCGTCGCCGTTCGGAGCTCGCGTCGTTTGTCGTGATCACCGCCATCGCGGTCACCGCGGCGGCCGTGGCCTTCGGCTATGGCTGGCAGGACTGGGTACCGGCGGGAGCGATCGTCTTCGGGCTCTTCACCATCACCAACGCGGCCAAGCTGACCGTGGCCGTGGCCCGGATCGCCCTGCCTCCGATTCCCGCGCCGGGCGAGGCCGTCGATCACGACGAATTGCTCGATGCCGTTGCCGGTCAAGAGGTCGGCGACGACAAGGAGGCCCGGACCTGGCAGGCGATCATCGCCTCGGTGCCTGACTCCGCCGCACGCCTCACCGAGCGCAGCGAATTGGCCAAGCGACTGCTGAGCGGATTCGTGACGGCCGGCACCCTGGTGCTGACGGTGGGCGCCATCGCGATCGTGGTGCGCGGGCACTTCTTCGTGCACAGCCTGCTGGTGACGGGTTTGGTCACGGCCGCTTGCGGATTCAGGTCGCGTCTCTACGCGGACCGTTGGTGCGCGTGGGCGCTGCTGGCGGCAACGGTCGCGATCCCGGTTGGGGTGACCGCCAGGTTGAGCATCTGGTATCCGCACAGCGCTTGGCTGTTGCTGACCATCCTCGCGAGCACCGGCCTGATTGCGCTGGCTGCCGTCGCCGCGACGATCGGGATTCGCCGTGTCTCGCCGGTGATGAAGCGCGTTCTGGAACTGCTCGACGGCGTCCTGGTCGCCGCGATCCTGCCAATGCTCTTGTGGATAACCGGCGTCTACGACATCGTCCGCAACATCCAATTCTGA
- the eccCa gene encoding type VII secretion protein EccCa, whose protein sequence is MTTRKFTPTVTRGPRLTPGEISLTPPEDLGVDIPPSGVQKALPYVMGVCMLGMIAIMVVTGTRQLSPYMLMMPLMMIMMSMGMMAGHGGGGKKVPEINADRKEYLRYLAGLRPRVTSSASAQVAFFGYHAPHPDDLGSLIGTPRQWSRPANADFYAATRIGIGDQPAVDRLMKPSAGGELAGPTAAPQPYLEPVANMWVVKFLRTHGLIHDCPKLVQLRTFPTIAVGGDAAGAAGLLTAMVCHLAVFHPPDLLQIRVLTEDPDDPDWSWLKWLPHVQHSTETDAAGPVRMIYTRPDHLADLAARGPHTPDSLPGGPYVVVIDLTGGRAGFPPDGRAGVTVITLGNHRGSNYRIRVADDGTADDRLPGQQFRQVTSVADRMSAQQATRIARKLAGWSITGTVLDKKGTGIQKKAATEWHQLVGAHSVEEVTPSRWRMFTDTDRDRLKIPFGHELKTGNVMYLDIKEGAEFGAGPHGMLIGTTGSGKSEFLRTLILSLVALHHPDQVNLLLTDFKGGSTFLGMEKLPHTAAVVTNMAEEAELVSRMGEVLTGELDRRQGILRQAGMKVGAAGALSGVAEYEKYRERGADLPPLPTLFVVVDEFAELLQSHPDFIGLFDRICRVGRSLRVHLLLATQSLQTGGVRIDKLEPNLTYRIALRTTSSHESKAVIGTPEAQYITNKESGVGFLRVGMEDPVKFSTLYTGNTYVPATRAETNGEGNGAAPQTGPKKVRIQQFSAGPMPDEVMAS, encoded by the coding sequence ATGACGACCAGGAAGTTCACCCCCACCGTCACGCGCGGACCGCGGCTGACGCCGGGCGAGATCAGCCTCACCCCGCCCGAGGACCTCGGGGTGGACATCCCGCCGTCGGGTGTGCAGAAGGCCCTTCCCTATGTCATGGGTGTCTGCATGCTCGGCATGATCGCGATCATGGTGGTCACCGGCACCAGGCAGCTGTCGCCGTACATGCTGATGATGCCGCTGATGATGATCATGATGTCGATGGGCATGATGGCCGGCCACGGCGGCGGCGGCAAGAAGGTTCCCGAGATCAACGCCGACCGCAAGGAGTACCTGCGCTATCTCGCCGGACTCCGCCCCCGGGTGACGTCATCGGCCAGCGCGCAGGTCGCGTTCTTCGGTTACCACGCACCACATCCCGACGATCTGGGGTCGCTCATCGGGACGCCGCGGCAGTGGTCGCGCCCGGCGAACGCCGACTTCTATGCCGCGACCCGCATCGGGATCGGTGACCAGCCGGCGGTCGACCGACTGATGAAGCCGTCCGCGGGCGGTGAGCTGGCGGGTCCGACCGCGGCGCCGCAGCCATACCTCGAGCCGGTCGCCAACATGTGGGTGGTCAAGTTCCTGCGCACCCACGGGCTCATCCATGACTGCCCGAAGCTGGTGCAGCTGCGCACCTTTCCGACGATCGCCGTGGGTGGTGACGCGGCGGGAGCGGCCGGCCTGTTGACCGCGATGGTCTGCCACCTGGCCGTCTTCCATCCGCCCGACCTGTTGCAGATCCGGGTACTGACCGAAGACCCGGACGACCCGGACTGGTCGTGGTTGAAATGGCTACCCCACGTGCAACATTCGACCGAGACGGACGCCGCCGGGCCGGTCCGCATGATCTACACCCGCCCGGATCACCTCGCCGACCTGGCGGCCCGCGGGCCGCATACCCCCGACTCGCTACCCGGCGGCCCCTACGTCGTCGTCATCGACCTGACCGGCGGTAGGGCCGGCTTTCCGCCCGACGGGAGGGCCGGCGTCACGGTGATCACGCTGGGCAATCACCGCGGCTCGAACTACCGCATCAGGGTCGCCGACGACGGGACCGCCGACGACCGGTTGCCGGGGCAGCAGTTTCGCCAGGTGACGTCGGTCGCCGACCGCATGTCGGCCCAGCAGGCCACCCGCATCGCGCGGAAACTGGCGGGTTGGTCCATCACCGGCACGGTGCTCGATAAGAAGGGCACCGGCATCCAGAAGAAAGCGGCGACCGAATGGCACCAACTGGTCGGTGCCCACAGTGTCGAAGAGGTGACGCCGAGCCGGTGGCGGATGTTCACCGATACCGACCGTGATCGGCTGAAGATTCCGTTCGGCCACGAGCTCAAGACCGGCAACGTCATGTACCTCGACATCAAGGAGGGCGCCGAATTCGGCGCCGGACCGCACGGCATGCTCATCGGCACCACCGGCTCGGGGAAGTCCGAATTCCTGCGCACGCTCATCCTGTCGCTGGTGGCGCTGCACCACCCCGACCAGGTGAACCTGCTGCTGACCGACTTCAAAGGCGGCTCAACATTTTTGGGTATGGAAAAGCTGCCGCACACCGCCGCCGTGGTCACCAACATGGCCGAGGAAGCCGAGCTCGTCAGCCGGATGGGGGAGGTCCTGACGGGCGAACTCGACCGTCGGCAGGGGATTCTGCGGCAGGCCGGCATGAAGGTCGGCGCCGCCGGAGCGCTGTCCGGCGTCGCCGAGTATGAGAAATACCGCGAGCGGGGAGCCGATCTACCGCCGCTGCCAACGCTTTTCGTCGTCGTCGACGAGTTCGCCGAGCTGCTGCAGAGCCACCCCGACTTCATCGGGCTGTTCGACAGGATCTGCCGGGTGGGGCGGTCGCTGCGCGTGCACCTGCTGCTGGCCACCCAGTCGCTGCAAACCGGTGGCGTGCGCATCGACAAATTGGAACCGAACCTGACGTATCGCATCGCGCTGCGCACCACCAGTTCCCACGAATCCAAAGCAGTGATCGGAACCCCGGAGGCGCAGTACATCACCAACAAAGAGAGCGGTGTCGGCTTCCTGCGGGTCGGCATGGAGGACCCGGTCAAGTTCAGCACCTTGTACACCGGCAACACCTACGTTCCGGCGACTCGGGCCGAGACCAACGGCGAGGGCAACGGCGCCGCCCCGCAAACCGGCCCGAAGAAGGTGCGCATCCAGCAGTTCAGCGCGGGCCCGATGCCCGACGAGGTGATGGCGTCATGA
- a CDS encoding PPE family protein — translation MLWHAMPPELNTARLMAGAGPAPMLQAAAGWEALAGALEAQALELSAALVSLKASWSGMSSERAITATMPMVAWLQTAAQLAQDRAMRAAAQAAAYTTALAMTPSLPEIAANHITHAVLTATNFLGINMVPIGLNETDYFVRMWNQAAAVMDIYQAETIANTAFEPLPPVKPILQPAAGEAVTTAALSNLSAVGSDAIPGAMRALSEVADEIPESLPEAGVPLEQPAMPSLGQLGQLGGPMQQLMQPLQQITSMAGQAGGMGGPGDSLVGDKLGDLPGKDGAQLGLLGASPLSSHPLAGGTGPSVGMGLMRSEALPGAGGTAARTGIMSQLIDKPAQVVTPAGAGAGSSAAGGAAPVGMGGSAAQSAGASRPGSAAPALLARPDEGDDVDFEHEDDW, via the coding sequence ATGTTGTGGCATGCGATGCCACCGGAGCTGAACACCGCCCGGCTGATGGCCGGAGCGGGGCCGGCGCCGATGCTGCAGGCCGCCGCCGGGTGGGAAGCGCTGGCGGGCGCCCTGGAGGCGCAGGCCCTGGAGCTGTCCGCGGCCCTGGTCTCCCTCAAGGCCTCGTGGTCCGGGATGAGCAGCGAACGCGCCATCACCGCGACGATGCCGATGGTCGCCTGGCTGCAAACTGCGGCACAGCTGGCCCAGGACCGCGCAATGCGCGCCGCCGCGCAGGCCGCCGCCTACACGACGGCACTGGCCATGACGCCGTCGCTGCCGGAGATCGCGGCCAACCACATCACCCACGCGGTTCTGACGGCCACGAACTTCCTCGGCATCAACATGGTGCCGATCGGACTCAACGAAACGGATTATTTCGTCCGAATGTGGAATCAGGCCGCGGCCGTGATGGACATCTATCAGGCGGAGACGATCGCGAACACGGCCTTCGAGCCGCTGCCACCCGTCAAGCCGATCCTGCAACCGGCGGCCGGCGAGGCGGTGACCACCGCGGCGCTGAGCAACCTGTCGGCCGTCGGCTCCGACGCCATCCCCGGGGCCATGCGTGCGCTCTCGGAGGTGGCCGACGAGATCCCCGAGAGCCTCCCCGAGGCCGGGGTGCCGCTCGAGCAGCCGGCTATGCCGTCGCTGGGACAGCTGGGTCAGCTGGGTGGGCCGATGCAGCAGCTGATGCAGCCGCTGCAACAGATCACGTCGATGGCCGGCCAGGCCGGCGGCATGGGCGGGCCGGGCGACAGCCTGGTCGGTGACAAGCTCGGCGACCTGCCCGGCAAAGACGGTGCGCAGCTGGGCCTGCTCGGCGCCAGCCCGCTGTCCAGCCACCCGCTGGCCGGCGGAACCGGGCCCAGCGTCGGCATGGGACTGATGCGCTCGGAGGCGCTGCCCGGCGCGGGCGGCACCGCGGCGCGCACGGGGATCATGAGCCAGCTGATCGATAAACCCGCACAAGTGGTTACGCCCGCCGGCGCCGGCGCCGGGTCGTCGGCCGCGGGCGGCGCGGCCCCCGTCGGCATGGGCGGCTCGGCCGCTCAATCCGCGGGCGCCTCCAGGCCGGGTTCGGCCGCCCCGGCGCTGCTCGCCCGCCCGGATGAAGGCGACGACGTCGATTTCGAGCACGAGGACGACTGGTGA